In bacterium, a single window of DNA contains:
- the rsmI gene encoding Ribosomal RNA small subunit methyltransferase I, with the protein MPSHTLSVVPTPLGHLGDITLRALETLKHADAILAEDTRVTRKLCTHYSITTPLRSHHAFSEASQLPRLLADLHAGAHYALVSDAGTPGISDPGARLIAAVQADPALHLDILPGPTALITALLASGFAGAPFQFLGFVPRNKADQQALWSQLMSAPLVTVLYESPQRLRATVRAAASALGPEREGAIAKELTKIHERVSRGPLLTLGQDWPEEAWRGECVFLIGPAEVAPPDEDRARELARLCLEAGLTPRTARTMLAVAAQVSPSRAYTLLREAHTDATTEPR; encoded by the coding sequence ATGCCGTCACACACGCTGAGCGTGGTGCCCACTCCCCTGGGACACCTGGGTGACATCACCCTGCGGGCGCTGGAAACCCTGAAACATGCCGATGCCATCCTGGCGGAGGACACCAGGGTCACCCGGAAGCTCTGCACGCACTACAGCATCACGACCCCCTTGCGGAGTCATCACGCCTTCAGTGAAGCCTCGCAACTCCCCCGACTCCTCGCCGACCTCCACGCTGGCGCGCACTATGCGCTGGTCTCCGATGCCGGGACCCCCGGCATCAGCGACCCCGGGGCCCGCCTGATCGCGGCCGTCCAGGCCGACCCGGCGCTCCACCTGGACATCCTTCCCGGCCCGACCGCCCTGATTACGGCCCTGCTGGCTTCGGGATTCGCCGGCGCACCGTTTCAGTTTTTGGGCTTTGTTCCCCGCAATAAGGCGGATCAGCAGGCCCTCTGGAGCCAGCTCATGTCCGCACCTCTGGTGACAGTCCTGTATGAGTCGCCGCAGCGACTCCGTGCGACAGTCCGGGCGGCCGCAAGCGCTTTGGGTCCGGAACGGGAAGGGGCGATCGCCAAGGAACTGACAAAAATTCATGAGCGGGTCAGCCGGGGACCGCTGCTGACTTTGGGGCAGGACTGGCCGGAAGAGGCCTGGCGTGGGGAATGTGTCTTTCTTATCGGACCGGCCGAAGTGGCCCCACCGGACGAAGACCGGGCCCGGGAACTGGCCCGACTCTGCCTGGAGGCTGGTCTTACCCCCCGTACGGCGCGTACTATGCTCGCGGTGGCGGCACAAGTCAGTCCGTCCCGTGCCTACACTCTGCTTCGGGAGGCTCACACCGATGCGACAACCGAGCCGCGCTAG
- the atoC_2 gene encoding Regulatory protein AtoC: MKLRVLMVEDDPDIRWSLGADCRDAGCEVFEAESLAAGRAALAQEPDLILLDLALPDGDGQTLLTEALQRHPGQLVIVMSGHATLERAVEMMAQGAFHVLRKPFTHELLVSLLGRVRELSTLRYTAARIREGQPGLMPAQGEAMRQVESQVSLLAPTAAKILLRGPSGSGKTFYARQIHELSGRRGNFVDANCAAIAPSLIETELFGHEKGAFTDARHLKRGVFEQADGGTLLLDEIGDMPLELQAKLLKVVEDKAITRVGAEKAIPVDVRLICATHRDLEALVRQGTFREDLYFRLNVGVITLPSLKERGYEDFLGLAQTTLAVFAKENNRRFQGIDPKAAELLYLYPWGGNVRELRNVLERIVIFENGEMLTSEMVRRHLQLRTEALAESVSQASGFIAREPWPTVESLKLDYYRFIVELHDGNLSRAAKVLGVSRKTLERERSAGRV, encoded by the coding sequence ATGAAGCTTCGTGTCCTGATGGTCGAGGATGACCCGGATATTCGCTGGAGCCTGGGGGCCGATTGCCGTGACGCCGGGTGCGAGGTGTTCGAGGCTGAGAGTCTGGCGGCCGGACGCGCCGCGCTGGCGCAGGAGCCGGACCTCATTCTCCTGGACCTGGCGCTGCCGGATGGCGACGGGCAGACTCTCCTGACCGAGGCCCTGCAGCGGCATCCGGGGCAACTGGTGATTGTGATGTCGGGTCATGCGACGCTGGAGCGGGCGGTCGAAATGATGGCGCAGGGGGCATTTCATGTGTTGCGCAAACCATTCACGCACGAACTGCTGGTGTCGCTGCTGGGACGAGTCCGGGAACTGAGCACCCTGAGATACACCGCGGCGCGGATTCGGGAGGGGCAGCCGGGGCTGATGCCGGCGCAGGGTGAAGCGATGCGTCAGGTGGAGTCGCAGGTGTCGCTGCTGGCTCCCACTGCGGCCAAAATCCTGTTGCGCGGACCTTCGGGGAGCGGGAAAACGTTCTATGCCCGTCAGATACACGAGTTGTCCGGACGCCGCGGAAACTTTGTCGATGCCAACTGCGCGGCGATTGCGCCCTCGCTGATCGAGACTGAGCTTTTCGGGCATGAGAAGGGGGCCTTTACAGATGCCCGTCACCTGAAACGGGGCGTCTTCGAGCAGGCCGATGGCGGGACCCTCCTGCTGGATGAAATCGGGGACATGCCCCTGGAACTCCAGGCGAAGCTGCTGAAGGTAGTAGAAGACAAAGCGATCACGCGAGTCGGGGCGGAGAAAGCGATTCCGGTGGATGTCCGGCTGATCTGCGCGACTCATCGTGATCTGGAGGCGCTGGTGCGGCAGGGGACATTTCGGGAAGACCTGTACTTCCGCCTCAATGTCGGGGTCATCACGCTCCCCTCGCTTAAGGAGCGGGGCTACGAGGACTTCCTGGGGCTGGCACAGACAACCCTGGCGGTCTTCGCCAAAGAGAACAATCGCCGGTTCCAGGGCATTGACCCCAAGGCGGCGGAGTTGCTCTATCTCTATCCCTGGGGGGGGAATGTCCGGGAACTGCGGAACGTGCTGGAACGGATCGTGATCTTCGAAAACGGCGAGATGCTGACGTCGGAGATGGTGCGACGGCACCTGCAGCTCCGGACTGAAGCGCTGGCGGAGTCGGTGTCGCAGGCGAGTGGCTTTATCGCCCGGGAGCCCTGGCCGACGGTGGAGTCACTCAAACTGGACTACTACCGCTTCATCGTCGAATTGCACGATGGGAATCTCTCCCGGGCGGCGAAAGTCCTCGGTGTCAGCCGCAAGACACTGGAACGGGAGCGGTCCGCCGGTCGGGTGTAG